GCGGCTCTCCATCCTTAACCCCGCCTAGAAGCTAGTCCTAGGGTGGATTCCGATAAGTTTAAATCCGTTTTTAGGCTCATCGTCTTCGACCGGTAAGGGGGGAAGGCTAAACGTCCGAGGATGAACTTGAGAAGGCGTTTAAAAACATCAGCGATACTATTACCGCCTGTAGTAGAAGCGCGATGAAACTCCTCCAAACATCGCTCGGAACGCTTTCAAGCAGTAGTAAGACCACGGCTTCATCGCTTATAGGTATCAGCCTAGCCGTACTTAAATCGCTACGCGCAATACTAGACGCTAGCATCGTAACGCTTGAAAGCGTTAAAATCCAACTATCACCTGAAGAGGTTAAAAAGGAGAAGGTTAAGGTTGAATGAGGCGCTTACCTAAGCGTATTATAGGTAGAGGCTTCATTTAGCGATGCTAAGCATGGATGAGGTGTGAACGTTGAAACGATACAAGGGTAGCCCGAATGAATTGAGGGAAAACCTCGTAAAAGAACTAAAAGTAGGGTGAAGCCCGTAGTAGCGAGGAAGCCCTATGGAACGTTTTATTGGAGTTAGTGGGTTTAGTGTAGCTCCGGTTGAAAACGGTTAAATACCTACGTTTCTATTGTAGTCTCCGCGGGAAGCGTAGGTTAACGTTCCAACCTATATTTCCGCTGGAGTTTGGAGTAGGAATGGGTTTAACGGGTACGGTGGAATTACCCCTTCACGCTGGAGGGGTTCCACGCTGGCTTATATCTAGGATGACTAGGCTGGCTAAGGGCGTATTAACGATAATGGTTGACGAGCATGGGGTTGACGAGGTTTTAAAACGCTTCTCCGACCCCCTCTGGTTTCAAGCTTTTTCATGCGTTTTAGGCTTCGACTGGAATAGTAGTGGGACGACGACCGTTACCTGCGCCGTCGTTAAATCGGTCTTAGCGAATGAAAACCTAGGCTTAAAGATGGCCGGTGGGAAAGGCTTGAAATCGCTTCAAACGTTGAAGGAACTCGACGTACTTGGCGAGGAGTTAAACCTAGCTACGGGTAGCGTAGAAGGCTTGAAGAAGGCGAGTAGGCTTTCGGCTAAGGTGGATAACGCGGCGGTTCAAGACGGCTACTCCATATACCACCACGTGATACTCGTCTGTAAGCATGGACACTGGGCCGTGGTTCAGCAGGGTATGAACGTTAAGGAGGTAGCGGCTCGAAGATACCATTGGCTTTCGACGAGGCTTAAAAGCTTCGTAAACGAGCCGCACTCCGGGATTATCGGGGATAGGGGGCATAACTACGTCTTAGACATGACCGCCGAGGAAAGCGAAGCCTGTAGAAGGGTATGCGTAGACGTAGCGGTTGAAGGCCCCGTAAAGGCCTTAAGGCTTCTACGCGAAGCCAAAGCTAGGGTTAAAGGTCCGCTAGACGCTTGGCTCGAGGTTAAAGGTAAGGTTGAACCGCCCCCCCACTACCGTTTCGCCCCCGACTCCTTTAACTGGGAGGTTTTAAAGAGGTGCTACGAGCTTAAACCGGGAAACTACGAAGAACTCCTTCAAGTCCACGGCCTAGGACCCGCCACGATTAGAGGGCTCGCCTTAATAGCCGAATTGATCTACGGGGAACGGCCAAGCTGGAAGGACCCGGTAAAATACTCCTTCGCCTTCGGCGGTAAGGACGGAATCCCCTACCCGGTTAATAGGAGGAGCATGGATGAAGCAATAAGCTTCCTTCAAGACGCCCTCGAATCCGCTGAACTAGGCTCTAAGGAGAAACTATTAGCCTTAAAAAGGCTTCAAGGCCTAGTAGTTAGACTACCCCCTTAAGAGACGTAAAGGTCTCCGGCCACCCTAGCTAGATTCACCACGGATAATAGTCATTTATAGCAGCGTTAAACGTAGAATGGTGACACCACGACCGCTACGGCTATAGCTTTAAAAGGCCCCCAACACTAAGGATTGAGGAGCTAAAGGAAATAGGCCTAAACCCTCGTTTCAGCTTAACCAGCTTCTTGGAGAGCAGCCCCCAACCTTGATAAATGCTTCCATTTGAAAAAGTACCCGCTTTTTCTCTCCCGGACCTTCATATGCCAGGCAATTAATGTCAGCTCTCAAGTCGGCCTTACTTATGTTTGATCCTTCTCATCGCGAAATAGATAATTGTACCAAGTAGTGCTATCGTTAAACTTAAGAGTAGATATGTCGTCTCTATCTTTTAAAATATCAAAGCTTTGTTCTATTGTATAAGCTTGAAGTCTTATTATGCTTGGAATATTTGACCTTATACTTTCGCTTAAGAGAGAAAGGTTTTCTTCATTATCGGAAATCAAGATAATGCATAGATTTAAGCTCATCAGCCTTGCGATTAGATCCTTCTCTTTCAATTTTTCAAAATTATCAAAGCAAACAGCAAACCTCTTTTCTCTAGCATACTTCAAAAGTTCTTTAATTAGCTCATAGTTGCTTCTGTAGAGAACGAACTCGCTTCTTGGGAGAATTTCTTTTAGTATGCTATAAGTTGTTTGATAAAGTGAGCAATCAACGTATGCAACTATTACTTTCTTGTTTAGACTCCGAATTATATGTTTAACTAAAGTTGTTTTTCCTGAACGCAAGGTCCACAGATAAAAGTGTTAATGAAATTTTTGAGATTGTTTGTTAATTCCGCTCTCTCCTTATCTCTATGCAAGAGTTTTTCTGGTAAGTAAGATCGTGAAAGCACTTCTGGGTCTATGAGCTCTATTCCTTCCTCTTCAGCTGCTCTACATAGGTCTTTATCTGAGCATACCAGAATGAGCTTCTCCTTTGCAGGTTCTAAGGCTTTTTTCAAGCTGAAGACGCTGGCTAGTTGTAAGCAGTCCGATGATGGTAGAGCATGCTTAACTGCTAGTGGAGCCGCTGAAGCTATAAGCTCATCGTTCACGCTCATTATGGCAAATCTGTCAAGAACATCCTTAAGGAAATGCGAAACAACCGCATTAAAGGCTTCTCTCGACAAGGCTTTTCTTCTCGATCGAGTGGAGAAAGCGACTATAAACTCAAGCACGCTCAAGAAAGAAGTGGTGAAGGCATGGCCCTTAAGCTCAAATATCTTGTCTAAAACCTCAAAGCCTATTTCCTTACGGTATCTTTTAACTATGGAAGGCTGTCGAAAAATTAGGTTTATTTTGCTTTGTGGCTTAATTCCTAACCTTACATCAACTCCACATGAGTTAACGTGAGGCGTTTAATGTAGGATTAATGAGGGGTACATAATTAAGCCACAAAGCTTTTATTTTTAAAACTTCATAAATGATCCTGCGATAATAATATATGGCATTTTAATTTATTTATTTTTTGGGGTCTGCGATATCTATGGAAGAGCGTAGCGATGGATTATTAAAGCTTTCTGACGGTACAGTTATTAAGCTCAGAGTATTTATTATCCATATCAAAGAAGCGGGATTTTCTCCATTCGGAGGAGTGAATTTTGACGTGAAAGTAGCAGGCGGTGTATCCACGCAATATGTCCCTGAGGAATTGAAAAAAGCTGTAGCATCTAAGCCTCTAGCTCCTCCAGAACCACCACCAGACGGCTGGGAAATCATGGACATCGTTGAGTCCAAGCCAGCGGTTATCGAGGAAGACTTCGCATCATCTAAGGGCACATTTAGGATTAGAGTTGTAACCGAGCCAGTTATGGCTTCGCGCAACATGAATTACAAGTCAATACATGATGAACCAACGTATTGGGTCTCGTGGGTAACGAAGATTTCTTGGAAACCTCTCAAGGGGTGAATTAGCTTGCTTCGTTACTTAGATTCCGATACTACGGAATCAAATATTAGCGCTAAGGAGAGGCGAGTTACAGCGCAGCGTATCAGCGTAGGGAGCGTTTACACGATGTTTGTGAACTCTGACTATTACGATGTTCTTCAAGAACCTGTTCCCAGAGAAAGCTCCACGTATGAACTATTTGGTGAATGGCCTGAGCTAGGGCCCGTGGTTAAAAAGCTCTTCAAAGGTGAAGAACTCAATGAACGGGATGAGGGCTGGCTGAGGGAGGTTTCAGAGGAAACTGGCTGGGAATTAAACGATGTGATCGACGATCTGAAGAATATAAGCAGAGATCCTGTTGAGAGAGCTGAAAAATACTATAGCCTTTATACAGAGTACCTAGAGGAAGCTAAGAATTATTATAGGCTCAACAACTTTAGACAAGCCGGAGAGAAGCTATACGGTGCCGTCCTCGCCCTCATCAAGTACTACGCAGCGATCAAAGGAATGCCGCTAATTCATTGGAGCAGAGGTAAAATAGAGAGGTTCATAACAAACAATGTAAAGCAAGAGCTTAGAAAGTTATTCAGAGACCTGCTAGATAAAACACAGCCACTCCACGAGCACTTCTACGAGGCACACTTAGACGAACAAACGTTCAAAGAGAGGTGGATCGAGGCGCTGAAGCTGCTGGAAAGAATTCATGACTTAATTAGATTTTCTAATACATTTTAAAATTTGAAAGGACTTATTCTTATTGCTAAATCTCTCCTTCCTAATTTAGTTGCCGTTAGAGCTATTAAGAGCATCGTCATTAACGAGATTGCAACGTGAACTACGACCCTCCACTGCTCCCTAACCCTGTTGGCCCTTGCCTGGTATAAGCTTATGGTTATTAAATCCTCAACCCTTTTCCAAGCCAAACGCTCTTCTATTTCCGCCATGAGAATCTACTAAATTGTTCTCCTACCGAATATAAGTCTTTATGCATGCAAAAAGGTTTCTCCATTTAAATACGCAATTCTAACAATTTGTTATGGTTAAAATGGAGTACGAGGAAAAGCTCATCAATAACGCTTTAGTCAAGGTAATGAAGTTTCCTAAGTATACTGAGAAGGAGATGGAGGAAGCTAGAGAGAGGTTAAGGAAGCTAAGCCCTTATGTTGAAAGGGTAATCAGAGAAAGCAGAGAAGAATGAGGCTAATAATTCCAGATACGAACATTTTCGTGAGGATAATCTTGGGCTTAAAGTAGGGCTAGTTAATTTTAGAAAAAGAAATTATGGAAAAATATGCATCGATAAACTCTATTTCTAATAAAAACCTTTTTCATATGTCTTATGTTCTCTGCATGAACTGCGGAAGGATAAGCTTAGAGGGATTTTTCTGTTCTTACTGCCATTCTCCTTTAATTGTAGGAGGCTCTTCAAATCCTTTAAATATCGAGGATGGAGAAATATTCAAGCATTCCTTCAAAGATCCAGTTTAGATAATTGTTGTATAATCTGCTCTTTAATTTCTTCGCTAAATTCTGTTGTCATGAAGGTCCCTCTCCACGAATGTAAGAATCTTTTATCTTTAATTATCGGCAGTATAGATTTTCTAAGCTTCTCTCTAAACACTTCCGGATATGGCATTATTTCCTTAACTCTTTCTTCTAATCTTTCAGGTAATCCGTTCTTCCATACTAATGCTGCTATATCCTTAGTATCGCTCACTCTACCTGAAACGACTTTAAGTATTAAATAATCCGTATAACTTGGAACCCTCACTTCTATTTCTCTATTAGCTATCCCGATCTTTGTCCTCCATGAGTTTAAAACAAACATTTCATCTATTTTTACTACATCCTTTTCAGCTCTACCGGCTACTTCCCCTTCCATAAAATCCAGAGAAACTCTTACATGCCTTCTTCCAATTTTTATAAGCTTAACACATCTCATGTATCCAGAACTGTCTTTCTTTTCAAAGGTTTCGATTAAAAACTCTTCAG
This window of the Candidatus Nezhaarchaeales archaeon genome carries:
- a CDS encoding DUF763 domain-containing protein, giving the protein MKTVKYLRFYCSLRGKRRLTFQPIFPLEFGVGMGLTGTVELPLHAGGVPRWLISRMTRLAKGVLTIMVDEHGVDEVLKRFSDPLWFQAFSCVLGFDWNSSGTTTVTCAVVKSVLANENLGLKMAGGKGLKSLQTLKELDVLGEELNLATGSVEGLKKASRLSAKVDNAAVQDGYSIYHHVILVCKHGHWAVVQQGMNVKEVAARRYHWLSTRLKSFVNEPHSGIIGDRGHNYVLDMTAEESEACRRVCVDVAVEGPVKALRLLREAKARVKGPLDAWLEVKGKVEPPPHYRFAPDSFNWEVLKRCYELKPGNYEELLQVHGLGPATIRGLALIAELIYGERPSWKDPVKYSFAFGGKDGIPYPVNRRSMDEAISFLQDALESAELGSKEKLLALKRLQGLVVRLPP
- a CDS encoding PaREP1 family protein; its protein translation is MLRYLDSDTTESNISAKERRVTAQRISVGSVYTMFVNSDYYDVLQEPVPRESSTYELFGEWPELGPVVKKLFKGEELNERDEGWLREVSEETGWELNDVIDDLKNISRDPVERAEKYYSLYTEYLEEAKNYYRLNNFRQAGEKLYGAVLALIKYYAAIKGMPLIHWSRGKIERFITNNVKQELRKLFRDLLDKTQPLHEHFYEAHLDEQTFKERWIEALKLLERIHDLIRFSNTF